Proteins encoded together in one Pseudoalteromonas xiamenensis window:
- a CDS encoding methyl-accepting chemotaxis protein — translation MMKSLQYKISMALAIGLVVVFIAVLAVNYILLQRNEIARFDTNVAALNEQVNVILSEPVFSYDKPLIEQILNAFGSSPDIAEISVFDHRNILLGEIHNQTPPAKFAQVHELNLRYQDKDIGHIAIVYSKQNLANSIRSALLSMVITLGLLFAVLGFVVLGVIRMLVVNPIVSVNSLVKKLAAGGGDLTQRIDYHSSDEIGHLTQGFNRFIEQVQKIIQGLGATSHELEIIAQHVKQATLNSKKEAEQEYDLTESATDSLTQLTDATKEIAEVASKTAYQTTQVQTLCKQGASSMNENDGQLHALEDKLDYTSTVVAQLERRSTEISQVLDVIKSIAEQTNLLALNAAIEAARAGESGRGFAVVADEVRALASKTHQSTTEIEAIISALQQNATECVEATSQSKQVSANVMETSRTSQSIFSSIALQVDEINLMNERVASSSEEQSHVTQGVLNTMEKINHGARALSAQTEQLEKTVAQLNELEKGIVTKLGLFKY, via the coding sequence ATGATGAAGTCACTACAATACAAAATATCTATGGCGCTTGCTATTGGCTTGGTGGTGGTGTTTATCGCGGTTCTCGCCGTGAATTACATTTTACTGCAGAGAAATGAAATTGCGCGCTTTGACACAAACGTAGCGGCACTGAATGAACAAGTGAACGTTATTTTATCTGAACCGGTTTTTTCATATGATAAACCGCTGATTGAGCAAATCCTGAACGCATTTGGCTCCAGTCCTGATATTGCTGAAATCAGCGTGTTCGATCATCGTAACATTCTGCTTGGGGAAATTCACAATCAAACGCCGCCAGCGAAGTTTGCGCAAGTGCACGAGTTGAATTTACGCTATCAAGACAAAGATATCGGCCACATTGCCATTGTCTACAGCAAACAAAATCTGGCGAACAGTATCAGGAGCGCGTTGCTTTCCATGGTTATCACCTTGGGTTTATTGTTCGCGGTGCTTGGGTTTGTTGTCCTTGGAGTGATCCGCATGCTGGTCGTAAACCCAATTGTCAGTGTAAATAGCCTAGTTAAAAAACTTGCCGCGGGTGGAGGTGACCTAACGCAACGCATAGACTATCACTCGTCAGACGAAATCGGTCATTTAACCCAAGGGTTTAATCGATTCATAGAGCAAGTCCAGAAAATCATTCAAGGACTAGGTGCAACGTCCCATGAACTTGAAATCATTGCTCAGCACGTTAAACAGGCGACACTCAATTCGAAAAAGGAGGCTGAACAAGAATACGACTTGACGGAAAGTGCGACAGATTCTTTAACACAATTAACGGATGCCACCAAAGAGATTGCTGAAGTGGCGAGTAAAACGGCCTATCAAACAACGCAAGTACAAACGTTGTGTAAGCAAGGTGCGTCAAGCATGAACGAAAATGATGGCCAGCTACATGCACTTGAAGACAAGTTGGACTACACCTCCACGGTTGTTGCGCAGCTGGAACGTAGAAGCACCGAAATTAGCCAAGTACTGGATGTGATAAAAAGTATTGCAGAGCAGACTAATTTATTGGCACTTAATGCCGCAATTGAAGCGGCACGGGCGGGTGAATCAGGACGAGGGTTTGCGGTTGTTGCAGATGAAGTCCGTGCACTGGCAAGCAAAACACACCAATCGACTACCGAAATCGAAGCTATCATAAGTGCACTGCAACAGAATGCCACTGAGTGTGTGGAAGCCACATCCCAAAGTAAGCAAGTGAGCGCCAATGTGATGGAAACCAGCCGTACTAGCCAATCTATCTTCAGCTCGATAGCGCTACAAGTGGATGAAATTAATTTGATGAATGAACGCGTAGCATCGAGTTCCGAAGAACAAAGCCATGTCACGCAAGGAGTCCTCAATACTATGGAGAAAATTAACCATGGCGCAAGGGCTCTGAGTGCGCAAACTGAACAACTCGAGAAAACGGTGGCGCAGTTAAACGAACTAGAAAAAGGCATCGTGACTAAATTGGGGCTCTTTAAGTACTAG
- a CDS encoding TonB-dependent siderophore receptor, with product MTHQRFKLSALFIATSAIFSTPTFADEAKDQDIEKIAVLGDKPSNYLGIEAQTASKLGIAIKDTPQSVRVVTRALMDDFSLDDVNQVLETTPGISVEKIETDRTYYKARGFDITNFQVDGLGLPQERGSLQGTLDTAIYQRVEVVMGANGMMTGAGNPSATVNFIRKRPTDNAQASLSLTVGSWSNRRIDADVSGRINDAVAARAVVVSQVRDSYLDRYSVNRNVFYGITEFNLSEDTTLTTSITYQKNDADSPLWGALPLFDSEGNATNLDVSTSTASNWAFWNNTSKQAFVELEHYLGGDWTLFARYAHAQTEQDSELFYVYGTPDAKTGLGLTGYASDYQLEDKQNLFDVYAQGSFDLFGQNHLIAAGASQAKMAYNEQSLYDFTTGNGFPAMPNLSTWDGYAPRPTLVDGITGSQIDSRQRSEYVSVRFSIRDDLKLLTGLRHTDWETVGAAYQVNKGREDSDTTHYLGAIYTINEDLNVYGSYTETFAPQFEQGLDGNALSPIEGDTREIGLKTEFFNDNLMLNIALFDAEQLNIAVADVENSTPDNSVYKAAPGIQSRGYEIELSGDLGFGVSANLGYTYTNIDVADSIDAGNTEAELVKNYTPKQVFKLAAKYDVAALEGLTFGMNMRWQDDISRVQVQSPRVVTEQKAYALVNFMASYQISPTVDLTFNANNVFDKKYINSLYWAQGFYGAPRNYSLTLNWAL from the coding sequence ATGACTCATCAAAGATTCAAGTTAAGCGCGCTATTTATTGCAACTTCAGCAATTTTCTCCACTCCTACTTTTGCAGATGAAGCAAAGGATCAAGATATTGAGAAAATCGCGGTGCTTGGCGATAAACCAAGTAATTATTTAGGCATTGAAGCACAGACTGCCTCCAAGCTTGGTATCGCAATTAAGGATACACCGCAATCCGTCCGAGTCGTGACTCGCGCCTTGATGGACGACTTTTCATTAGATGACGTAAATCAAGTACTTGAAACGACCCCAGGCATCTCGGTAGAAAAAATCGAAACGGATCGCACCTATTACAAAGCCAGAGGTTTCGATATCACCAATTTCCAAGTTGATGGTTTAGGTCTTCCACAAGAACGCGGTTCATTGCAAGGTACACTCGACACGGCAATCTACCAACGCGTAGAAGTTGTGATGGGCGCAAATGGCATGATGACAGGCGCAGGCAATCCATCGGCCACCGTAAACTTTATCCGTAAACGCCCAACCGACAATGCCCAAGCAAGCCTATCACTCACGGTGGGCTCTTGGTCAAACCGTCGTATCGATGCCGATGTGTCTGGCCGCATTAATGACGCTGTCGCCGCGAGGGCTGTGGTTGTAAGTCAGGTTCGCGACTCCTATTTGGACCGTTATAGTGTTAACCGGAATGTGTTCTATGGCATCACCGAGTTTAATCTGTCAGAAGACACCACGTTAACCACGAGCATAACCTACCAAAAGAATGATGCGGATAGTCCTCTTTGGGGTGCCTTACCTCTTTTCGATTCAGAAGGTAACGCAACCAATTTAGACGTTTCAACATCCACTGCATCCAATTGGGCATTTTGGAACAACACATCCAAACAAGCCTTTGTAGAACTTGAACACTACCTTGGCGGTGATTGGACCCTTTTCGCGCGTTATGCACATGCGCAAACAGAGCAAGATTCAGAACTGTTCTATGTCTATGGCACACCTGATGCCAAAACGGGTTTGGGATTAACCGGTTATGCAAGTGACTATCAACTAGAAGACAAGCAAAACCTTTTTGATGTATACGCACAAGGCAGCTTCGATCTCTTTGGTCAGAACCACTTGATTGCAGCTGGCGCAAGCCAAGCCAAAATGGCCTACAACGAACAGTCTTTGTACGACTTTACAACAGGCAATGGTTTCCCTGCGATGCCAAACCTCAGCACGTGGGATGGTTATGCGCCGCGCCCCACACTTGTCGATGGTATAACTGGTTCACAAATTGATAGCCGTCAGCGCTCAGAGTATGTGTCTGTTCGCTTTTCCATTCGGGACGATTTGAAACTCCTTACTGGACTTCGCCATACGGATTGGGAAACAGTCGGAGCGGCGTATCAAGTCAACAAAGGACGTGAAGACAGTGACACCACTCACTATTTAGGGGCGATATATACTATTAATGAAGATTTAAACGTGTATGGCTCGTACACTGAAACCTTTGCTCCGCAATTTGAACAAGGCCTTGATGGCAATGCTCTTTCACCGATTGAAGGCGACACACGTGAAATAGGCTTAAAAACCGAGTTTTTCAACGATAACTTGATGTTGAACATCGCCCTTTTTGACGCTGAACAACTGAATATTGCCGTAGCCGACGTCGAAAATTCAACACCCGACAATTCCGTTTACAAGGCAGCACCTGGTATTCAATCGAGAGGTTATGAAATTGAGCTCAGTGGTGATTTAGGGTTTGGCGTAAGTGCAAACCTCGGTTACACCTACACGAATATTGACGTTGCCGATTCCATTGATGCCGGCAACACAGAAGCTGAACTTGTTAAAAACTATACGCCCAAACAAGTATTTAAGCTTGCGGCTAAATACGATGTAGCGGCGTTAGAAGGGTTAACCTTTGGTATGAACATGCGTTGGCAAGATGACATCAGTCGCGTGCAAGTTCAATCACCCCGGGTTGTGACCGAGCAAAAGGCGTATGCCTTAGTCAATTTCATGGCGAGCTATCAAATTTCGCCAACGGTTGACCTTACGTTTAACGCGAACAATGTATTTGACAAAAAATACATTAACTCACTTTATTGGGCGCAAGGTTTCTATGGTGCACCACGTAATTATTCATTAACGCTTAATTGGGCACTGTAA
- a CDS encoding helix-turn-helix domain-containing protein: protein MQSPEEYEVTLRIHTIIKELKARRGYTKKKISELLGIGLTTLDDHLNGTSSFRLGTLIKFAQISRTRLGDILEGTKEFDQELKKDTQHEEAIEPIKSQNS, encoded by the coding sequence ATGCAATCACCCGAAGAGTATGAGGTCACACTTAGGATCCATACCATTATTAAAGAGCTGAAAGCCAGACGAGGCTATACCAAAAAGAAAATCAGTGAGCTGCTGGGGATTGGCTTAACCACGTTAGATGACCACCTCAATGGCACTAGTTCTTTTCGCTTAGGTACACTCATTAAATTTGCTCAGATTAGTCGCACACGTTTAGGCGACATTCTTGAAGGCACAAAAGAATTTGATCAGGAATTAAAAAAGGACACCCAACATGAAGAAGCAATCGAACCTATCAAAAGCCAAAACTCTTAA
- a CDS encoding PepSY-associated TM helix domain-containing protein, with protein MKKTLHLWHRYLGLLVAIPLLVISLTGSVLVFKEEIDHWLMPELAKVDAQVGARLPYDQLRTLLTNRFRHYEIGSWEIFDDGHTADRIYLIKHGTLDWYKVYLDQYQGTVRSEPVPVNFYLTDWLLDLHYKFLIGETGLWITGVVSIILLFMGISGLVIYRQFWKKFFSLRLNVKRTAFFSDLHKLTGIWSAPILFVLGFTGAYWNISEIIHHQFEHHDEEKVVTGPLYNQALSLDAMAKNAQTQMGGFRATYLLFPFEEGRQITFFGEVGNIGVLSSEYSSTVTFNKDTGALEPNFDIREAPVFFTVVDSFRKLHFGYFAGFPSKMIWCLIGLTPLIFTITGCYLWLRRRKPQQSRKQVPLSAQM; from the coding sequence ATGAAAAAAACACTGCACCTTTGGCACCGGTATTTGGGTCTTCTTGTTGCCATTCCTCTTTTAGTCATTTCCCTGACTGGCAGCGTACTTGTGTTCAAAGAAGAAATAGATCACTGGCTAATGCCCGAGTTGGCGAAAGTCGACGCACAAGTGGGTGCCCGCCTTCCCTACGACCAATTACGTACTTTGCTTACGAATCGGTTTCGACATTATGAAATTGGCAGCTGGGAAATCTTTGACGATGGACACACGGCTGACCGCATCTATCTGATAAAACACGGGACACTTGATTGGTATAAGGTCTATCTCGATCAATATCAGGGCACTGTCCGCTCAGAGCCCGTCCCCGTTAATTTCTATCTAACCGACTGGTTGCTAGACCTTCACTATAAATTTCTGATTGGTGAAACTGGACTTTGGATAACCGGAGTAGTCTCAATCATCTTATTGTTTATGGGCATTTCCGGACTCGTGATATATCGACAGTTTTGGAAAAAGTTCTTTAGTTTGCGGCTGAACGTAAAACGCACCGCATTTTTTAGCGATCTTCACAAGCTCACGGGCATTTGGTCAGCTCCTATCCTTTTTGTCCTCGGCTTTACCGGTGCGTATTGGAACATTTCGGAGATAATTCATCATCAATTTGAGCATCATGATGAAGAGAAGGTGGTAACTGGGCCGCTATACAATCAAGCACTTTCACTCGATGCAATGGCAAAAAATGCGCAAACGCAAATGGGGGGATTTAGAGCAACGTATTTACTTTTCCCATTTGAAGAAGGTCGTCAAATTACTTTCTTTGGTGAAGTCGGCAACATTGGCGTGCTTTCAAGTGAATATTCATCGACCGTCACGTTCAACAAGGACACCGGAGCACTTGAACCGAACTTTGATATTCGCGAAGCACCTGTCTTTTTCACGGTGGTTGATAGCTTTCGGAAACTGCATTTTGGTTACTTTGCAGGGTTTCCCAGTAAAATGATTTGGTGCTTAATTGGATTAACACCTCTCATCTTTACGATTACTGGGTGTTACTTATGGCTGAGACGCAGAAAGCCACAACAAAGTCGCAAGCAAGTGCCTTTATCAGCACAAATGTAA
- a CDS encoding transporter substrate-binding domain-containing protein, with the protein MKTILSLIAAMMSLCVTAQPIKLQSYSQDNSLPHKLLVKALERAHLNYTHPYESDKDISNARILNDVKTGQLDVMWSMTSKELEQEYQAVYIPLFRGLLGMRVAIVTKQNEHLFRQVHSLNDLKKFSAGQGKTWPDTAILKANHLPVVTTLKYPNLFPMLEGGRFDYFPRGVNEPWDEIVSHADLGLTVDPYLVIKYTAPLYFFVSKGNTTLAVALENSLNEMVNDGTFNAMFFGDNQVKTVLSKAHLSERLILSIDNPALSANTPLTRKELWFNPLEEGVQ; encoded by the coding sequence ATGAAAACCATACTCTCGCTAATTGCGGCAATGATGAGCTTATGTGTTACGGCACAGCCAATAAAGTTGCAAAGCTATTCACAAGACAACTCACTACCACACAAACTGCTAGTAAAGGCGCTCGAACGAGCGCATCTGAATTACACGCACCCCTATGAAAGCGATAAGGACATCTCAAATGCACGTATTTTAAATGACGTGAAAACGGGTCAGTTGGATGTTATGTGGAGCATGACGTCAAAAGAGCTTGAACAAGAATATCAAGCGGTCTATATCCCTTTGTTTCGAGGTTTGCTTGGGATGCGCGTGGCGATTGTCACTAAGCAAAATGAGCATCTTTTTAGACAAGTGCACTCACTTAATGACCTTAAAAAATTCTCAGCGGGACAGGGAAAAACATGGCCTGACACCGCGATATTGAAAGCCAATCACTTACCTGTGGTCACGACTCTCAAATACCCCAACTTGTTTCCTATGCTCGAAGGGGGTCGATTTGACTATTTTCCAAGAGGAGTGAACGAACCATGGGATGAAATAGTGTCTCACGCTGATTTAGGGCTGACCGTGGATCCCTATCTGGTGATTAAGTACACCGCACCGTTGTATTTTTTCGTATCGAAGGGCAATACCACTCTCGCAGTTGCACTCGAAAACTCACTTAACGAGATGGTGAACGATGGCACATTTAACGCGATGTTTTTTGGTGATAATCAAGTCAAAACGGTTCTTTCAAAAGCGCACTTGAGTGAACGATTAATCCTATCCATTGACAATCCTGCACTGAGCGCAAACACACCGCTAACTCGCAAAGAACTTTGGTTTAATCCTCTTGAAGAAGGCGTTCAATAA